A portion of the Glycine max cultivar Williams 82 chromosome 10, Glycine_max_v4.0, whole genome shotgun sequence genome contains these proteins:
- the LOC102661484 gene encoding protein SOSEKI 2, translating into MLEREASLESTKIWIEPKHQATEVKVPVIYYLSRNGQLEHPHLMEVPISSLQGVLCLKDVIDRLSFLRGQGMANMYSWSAKRSYKNGYVWQDLSENDFIYPSSGHEYVLKGTQMIEASLSFRSCETISTSSSKSSTEAINSSTGADSPATIKGRSQSLNSSDYKFYSAKTCEEFAGKATNASTQTEEKHRERIKREEQVEECEGNGDARELGENEGSLPFSRSSFGTLEGSLEGFESADIRSQRVENERPSGRIKASEVLMQFIRCG; encoded by the exons atgttagaaagagAAGCAAGTCTTGAGAGCACCAAAATCTGGATTGAACCAAAGCATCAAGCAACTGAGGTTAAAGTTCCAGTAATATACTACCTTTCCCGAAATGGCCAGCTTGAACATCCACATCTCATGGAGGTTCCAATCTCTTCTCTACAGGGAGTGCTATGTCTCAAAG ATGTGATAGATAGATTGAGTTTTCTCCGGGGACAAGGAATGGCCAACATGTATTCTTGGTCTGCAAAAAG GAGTTACAAAAACGGTTATGTGTGGCAAGATTTGTCCGAGAATGATTTCATTTACCCAAGTAGTGGCCATGAGTATGTCCTCAAAGGAACACAAATGATAGAAGCTTCTTTGAGTTTTCGATCCTGCGAAACAATATCAACATCAAGCTCCAAAAGTTCCACTGAAGCAATCAATTCTAGCACGGGTGCAGACTCCCCTGCCACCATAAAGGGGAGAAGCCAATCATTGAACTCGAGTGATTACAAGTTTTACTCGGCAAAGACATGCGAAGAGTTTGCAGGGAAAGCTACTAATGCGTCGACTCAGACCGAGGAGAAGCATAGGGAAAGGATAAAAAGGGAGGAGCAAGTTGAAGAGTGTGAAGGAAATGGTGATGCAAGGGAGTTGGGTGAGAATGAAGGGTCTTTGCCATTTTCTAGATCAAGTTTTGGAACGTTGGAAGGGTCTTTGGAGGGTTTTGAATCAGCAGATATCAGAAGCCAGAGGGTGGAGAATGAACGTCCAAGTGGGAGGATCAAGGCTTCAGAAGTTTTGATGCAGTTCATCAGGTGTGGATGA
- the LOC100817668 gene encoding 28 kDa ribonucleoprotein, chloroplastic: MVLSNKKLKLKLRAELAQSNSNAAAEPPSFSINNNNSLKTLLDSATPTPRFFKREKRRKLRSDQPPQQPNKENETETQGSPNKKTKRKKLEDDDVAATGVSDTPKKKKNPRTAKENESNGGGEMPEATELTKTNTTTSQDNGDAPNTNTKIYVGGIPYYSTEDDIRSYFESCGTITEVDCMTFPETGKFRGIAIITFKTEAAAKRALALDGADMGGLFLKIQPYKATRANKASDFAPEILEGYNRIYVGNLSWDITEEELRKFFNNSEITSLRFGMDKETGEFRGYAHVDFGDSQSLKKALALDQNVLFGRPVRISCAVPLKKKTGTHASSTVNEANGDKSSSTGSDKINGADGDKSSSTGSGKMRRRTCYECGEKGHTFAACPTKQTVAATTT, from the exons ATGGTTCTATCAAACAAGAAACTGAAGCTTAAGCTGAGAGCTGAATTAGCCCAAAGCAACTCCAACGCCGCCGCTGAACCCCCTTCATtttctattaataataataactctctcaaaactcttctGGACTCTGCCACGCCCACACCCAGATTCTTCAAGAGAGAGAAGCGAAGAAAGCTTCGATCCGACCAACCTCCACAACAACCCAACAAGGAAAATGAAACTGAAACACAGGGTTCGCCCAATAAGAAGACAAAGAGGAAGAAGCTAGAGGACGATGACGTGGCAGCAACTGGAGTTTCCGACAcaccaaagaagaagaaaaaccccAGGACGGCTAAGGAAAACGAATCTAATGGTGGAGGGGAAATGCCAGAGGCTACAGAGTTAACCAAGACCAATACAACTACCag TCAAGACAATGGTGATGCTCCTAATACAAATACAAAGATTTATGTTGGAGGAATTCCCTATTATTCAACTGAGGATGATATTCGAAGTTATTTTGAAAGCTGTGGCACCATAACTGAAGTTGATTGCATGACTTTTCCTGAAACTGGCAAGTTTAGAGGGATTGCCATTATTACTTTCAAG ACTGAAGCAGCAGCCAAAAGAGCATTGGCTCTTGATGGAGCTGACAT GGGAGGACTCTTTCTTAAAATCCAACCATATAAAGCAACTCGAGCCAATAAAGCCTCAGATTTTGCTCCAGAAATTTTGGAGGGGTACAATAGAATATATGTTGGAAATTTGTCGTGGGATATAACAGAGGAAGAACTGAGGAAATTCTTCAATAATTCTGAGATAACATCGCTACGATTCGGTATGGACAAGGAGACAGGAGAGTTTCGAGGGTATGCCCATGTGGATTTTGGTGATAGTCAGTCACTAAAAAAAGCACTTGCATTGGACCAAAATGTTTTGTTTGGGAGACCTGTCAGGATAAGTTGTGCGGTtcctttgaagaaaaaaactgGAACTCATGCAAGCTCCACAGTTAATGAAGCTAATGGTGATAAATCAAGTTCCACAGGAAGTGACAAGATAAATGGAGCTGATGGTGATAAATCAAGTTCCACAGGAAGTGGCAAGATGAGGAGGAGGACATGCTATGAGTGTGGTGAGAAAGGACATACATTTGCGGCATGCCCAACGAAACAAACAGTTGCTGCAACTACAACCTAA
- the LOC100814286 gene encoding F-box protein At2g39490 isoform X2: MEDPFSNLPDEILSCIVSFLPLETSLISTRWRDLWNQALVRHGSTQDDVASVVAGFLSRFEELDPLKHPRKLHFHFSDQDTALFASIATNKHLEKLVIVECTGLQSLFIESESKLHELTILDCPQLKSLHLRTSKLKSFRLDGPLPTIWPESHFNLSHAMLNFRLGPSCADFKAQYFNQTLLTIKNCEALTLCEWTFQELIWPSISPSGNFIFYKIRELWWIHNHRGENSMDTLVSFLKLCPALEQLFVTNDSTSYSAPRSNSYCLTQETEYSTKLEHLKRIKFMGFTNRVDEISVAKKLIELVKGEPPKIETSDESCLNVVIVQ; the protein is encoded by the exons ATGGAGGATCCGTTTAGCAATTTGCCAGATGAAATTCTAAGCTGCATAGTTTCTTTTCTGCCACTAGAAACCAGCCTCATATCTACTAGGTGGAGAGACCTGTGGAACCAAGCCCTTGTTAGACATGGAAGCACACAAGACGACGTAGCTAGTGTTGTTGCTGGTTTTCTGTCTCGTTTTGAAGAGCTTGATCCATTAAAACATCCTCGCAAACTTCATTTTCACTTTTCTGATCAAGACACTGCACTCTTTGCATCCATTGCAACCAACA AGCATCTTGAGAAGTTGGTGATTGTTGAGTGCACCGGGTTGCAATCTTTGTTCATTGAGTCTGAATCAAAGCTTCACGAGTTAACCATATTAGATTGCCCCCAGTTGAAGTCTCTCCATCTTAGAACTTCTAAGCTTAAAAGTTTCAGACTTGATGGACCTCTTCCAACGATTTGGCCAGAATCCCATTTCAACCTTAGCCATGCCATGCTTAATTTCAGACTTGGACCAAGCTGTGCTGACTTCAAGGCTCAATATTTCAACCAAACACTGTTGACAATAAAGAATTGTGAAGCTCTCACTTTATGTGAGTGGACTTTTCAg GAATTGATATGGCCATCGATTTCTCCAAGTGGGAACTTTATATTCTATAAAATAAGAGAGCTATGGTGGATTCACAACCATAGGGGTGAAAATAGCATGGACACCTTAGTCTCCTTTTTGAAATTATGTCCTGCCTTGGAGCAACTTTTTGTGACG AATGATTCTACAAGTTATTCGGCTCCACGGTCCAATTCATATTGTTTAACGCAAGAAACTGAATATAGTACAAAATTGGAGCATCTAAAACGGATAAAGTTTATGGGATTTACAAATCGAGTGGATGAAATCTCAGTGGCAAAGAAATTGATTGAATTAGTCAAGGGAGAGCCTCCAAAGATAGAGACATCGGATGAGAGTTGCTTGAATGTAGTGATCGtgcagtga
- the LOC100814286 gene encoding F-box protein At2g39490 isoform X1 yields MEDPFSNLPDEILSCIVSFLPLETSLISTRWRDLWNQALVRHGSTQDDVASVVAGFLSRFEELDPLKHPRKLHFHFSDQDTALFASIATNSKLLLDFPAGIKDLKKQYELKFILNKHHITHNTVPPTFLVKTLYLKSVSHLTSELISSIVSNLEHLEKLVIVECTGLQSLFIESESKLHELTILDCPQLKSLHLRTSKLKSFRLDGPLPTIWPESHFNLSHAMLNFRLGPSCADFKAQYFNQTLLTIKNCEALTLCEWTFQELIWPSISPSGNFIFYKIRELWWIHNHRGENSMDTLVSFLKLCPALEQLFVTNDSTSYSAPRSNSYCLTQETEYSTKLEHLKRIKFMGFTNRVDEISVAKKLIELVKGEPPKIETSDESCLNVVIVQ; encoded by the exons ATGGAGGATCCGTTTAGCAATTTGCCAGATGAAATTCTAAGCTGCATAGTTTCTTTTCTGCCACTAGAAACCAGCCTCATATCTACTAGGTGGAGAGACCTGTGGAACCAAGCCCTTGTTAGACATGGAAGCACACAAGACGACGTAGCTAGTGTTGTTGCTGGTTTTCTGTCTCGTTTTGAAGAGCTTGATCCATTAAAACATCCTCGCAAACTTCATTTTCACTTTTCTGATCAAGACACTGCACTCTTTGCATCCATTGCAACCAACAGTAAGCTTCTTCTTGATTTCCCTGCTGGGATCAAAGACCTCAAAAAGCAGTATGAGCTCAAGTTTATACTCAACAAGCATCACATCACACACAACACTGTCCCCCCCACTTTCTTAGTCAAAACTCTTTATTTGAAATCAGTGAGTCATTTGACTAGTGAGTTGATTTCCTCCATCGTTTCAAATTTAGAGCATCTTGAGAAGTTGGTGATTGTTGAGTGCACCGGGTTGCAATCTTTGTTCATTGAGTCTGAATCAAAGCTTCACGAGTTAACCATATTAGATTGCCCCCAGTTGAAGTCTCTCCATCTTAGAACTTCTAAGCTTAAAAGTTTCAGACTTGATGGACCTCTTCCAACGATTTGGCCAGAATCCCATTTCAACCTTAGCCATGCCATGCTTAATTTCAGACTTGGACCAAGCTGTGCTGACTTCAAGGCTCAATATTTCAACCAAACACTGTTGACAATAAAGAATTGTGAAGCTCTCACTTTATGTGAGTGGACTTTTCAg GAATTGATATGGCCATCGATTTCTCCAAGTGGGAACTTTATATTCTATAAAATAAGAGAGCTATGGTGGATTCACAACCATAGGGGTGAAAATAGCATGGACACCTTAGTCTCCTTTTTGAAATTATGTCCTGCCTTGGAGCAACTTTTTGTGACG AATGATTCTACAAGTTATTCGGCTCCACGGTCCAATTCATATTGTTTAACGCAAGAAACTGAATATAGTACAAAATTGGAGCATCTAAAACGGATAAAGTTTATGGGATTTACAAATCGAGTGGATGAAATCTCAGTGGCAAAGAAATTGATTGAATTAGTCAAGGGAGAGCCTCCAAAGATAGAGACATCGGATGAGAGTTGCTTGAATGTAGTGATCGtgcagtga